The following are encoded in a window of Thermodesulfobacterium geofontis OPF15 genomic DNA:
- the ribD gene encoding bifunctional diaminohydroxyphosphoribosylaminopyrimidine deaminase/5-amino-6-(5-phosphoribosylamino)uracil reductase RibD: protein MDLKSKNLSDEFFMKIAVKEGYKGLGWTSPNPPVGAVLIDPLNKKIIAKGYHKKFGYPHAEVEAINRAKEKAKGSILYVTLEPCSHYGKTPPCTEKIIEAGISKVVCGIRDPNPIAKGGLEYLKSKGIEVKVGVLEREVKILTRFFLSHILRKRPWVIMKVASSLDGRIAVSTGESKWITGEKARKYAHKLRHICDAILVGKNTILKDNPDLTCRLVKGKNPIRIVLDTYLSLDPNFKIFEVNKNKKTIIVCGEKADLQKEKILKARGIEVWRLPLEREKIDLNALLEKCNENNICSILVEGGGKVHGSFLEKNLVDEIFYIIGPVIIGDREGILAIEREPIKSLKEALFLKNLKVKKMGDSFLFHCFTNEGFKLLNTPL from the coding sequence ATGGATCTTAAGTCTAAGAATCTTTCTGATGAATTTTTCATGAAAATTGCTGTTAAAGAAGGTTATAAAGGGTTAGGCTGGACTTCACCTAATCCTCCTGTTGGAGCTGTTCTTATAGATCCTTTAAATAAAAAAATTATAGCTAAAGGATATCATAAAAAATTTGGTTATCCCCATGCAGAAGTAGAAGCTATAAATAGAGCTAAGGAGAAAGCAAAAGGAAGTATTCTTTATGTCACTTTAGAACCTTGCTCTCATTATGGGAAAACCCCTCCCTGTACAGAAAAAATTATAGAAGCTGGTATTTCAAAAGTTGTATGTGGAATAAGAGACCCTAATCCAATAGCTAAAGGAGGTTTAGAATATTTAAAATCAAAAGGTATAGAAGTAAAGGTTGGAGTTTTAGAAAGGGAAGTGAAAATTCTCACCAGATTTTTTTTAAGTCATATTTTAAGAAAAAGACCCTGGGTAATAATGAAAGTAGCGTCAAGCCTTGATGGGAGGATAGCAGTTTCTACAGGAGAATCAAAATGGATTACAGGAGAAAAAGCAAGAAAATATGCTCACAAATTAAGACATATTTGTGATGCCATATTAGTGGGAAAAAATACTATTTTAAAAGATAATCCAGATTTAACCTGTAGATTAGTAAAAGGGAAAAATCCTATAAGAATCGTCCTTGATACTTACTTGAGTTTAGATCCTAATTTTAAGATTTTTGAGGTTAATAAAAATAAAAAAACAATTATAGTTTGCGGAGAAAAAGCAGATCTTCAAAAGGAAAAAATTTTAAAAGCCAGAGGAATTGAGGTATGGAGACTTCCTTTAGAAAGAGAAAAAATTGATTTAAATGCCCTTTTAGAAAAATGTAATGAAAATAATATATGCTCTATTCTTGTAGAGGGTGGCGGAAAAGTTCATGGAAGTTTTCTTGAAAAAAACTTAGTAGATGAAATCTTCTATATAATAGGTCCTGTTATTATAGGAGATAGAGAAGGAATTTTAGCAATAGAAAGAGAGCCTATTAAAAGTCTTAAAGAAGCTTTATTTTTAAAAAACTTAAAAGTAAAAAAAATGGGAGATTCTTTCTTATTTCACTGTTTTACCAATGAAGGATTTAAGCTTTTAAATACTCCTTTATAA
- the coaE gene encoding dephospho-CoA kinase (Dephospho-CoA kinase (CoaE) performs the final step in coenzyme A biosynthesis.) — MKKIAITGSLATGKSTVLKILQNLGFATFSCDEVVRNLYEDPEIKKRVIGIFGEEILEPDGKLNKKKILEKILENQEFKKELEALFHPLVKKKCIEFINANKEEKILFFEVPLLFEAGWESFFDEIWVVSCSEKVQKERILKKGLDEKMGEGILKLQLPLSEKEKRAHRIIFSEKSIEDLEKELKEIIKEYLKA; from the coding sequence ATGAAAAAAATAGCTATTACAGGAAGTTTAGCTACTGGGAAATCTACAGTTCTTAAAATTCTACAAAATTTAGGTTTTGCTACCTTTTCTTGTGATGAAGTAGTTAGAAATTTATATGAAGATCCGGAAATAAAAAAAAGAGTTATAGGAATTTTTGGAGAAGAAATTCTTGAGCCTGATGGAAAATTAAATAAAAAGAAAATTTTAGAAAAAATTTTAGAAAATCAAGAATTTAAGAAAGAACTGGAAGCCTTATTTCATCCTTTAGTAAAGAAAAAATGTATAGAATTTATTAATGCTAATAAAGAAGAAAAAATTCTTTTTTTTGAGGTTCCCCTTCTTTTTGAAGCTGGATGGGAAAGTTTTTTTGATGAAATATGGGTTGTAAGTTGTTCAGAAAAAGTTCAAAAGGAAAGGATATTAAAAAAAGGATTAGATGAAAAAATGGGAGAAGGGATTCTTAAATTACAGCTTCCTCTTTCTGAGAAAGAAAAAAGGGCTCATAGAATTATTTTTTCAGAAAAAAGCATAGAAGACTTAGAAAAGGAACTTAAAGAAATTATAAAGGAGTATTTAAAAGCTTAA
- a CDS encoding RluA family pseudouridine synthase, giving the protein MNQEYLFEVSPEDEAKRLDIFIKEKLPQLSRSRIQTLIKENYVLVNFKPSKASYKIKRGEKIKVFIPPDREIEIQPRDIPFEIIYEDEDIAVINKPSGIVVHPAPGHYDDTLVHGLILKLKNLSGIGGKIRPGIVHRLDKDTSGIMLVAKNDFAHKKLVEAFKERLIEKNYIALVYGRLTQKKGKIETFIGRHPIARKKMAVLKEGKLAITFYEVLEIFNKASLVLAKPVTGRTHQIRVQFSYIGHPILGDPIYGGLKHNLPKPPRLMLHAYEIVFKHPRTNEEMKFRVPIPEEFQSYIEKLKDSR; this is encoded by the coding sequence ATGAATCAAGAATATCTCTTTGAAGTTTCCCCTGAGGATGAGGCTAAAAGGCTTGATATTTTTATAAAAGAAAAACTCCCCCAATTAAGTAGAAGTAGAATTCAGACTCTTATTAAAGAGAATTATGTATTAGTAAATTTTAAACCTTCTAAGGCAAGTTATAAAATCAAAAGAGGGGAAAAAATAAAAGTTTTCATTCCTCCTGATAGAGAAATTGAGATTCAACCAAGAGATATTCCTTTTGAAATTATTTATGAAGATGAAGACATAGCAGTTATAAATAAGCCTTCAGGAATAGTGGTTCATCCAGCACCTGGACATTATGATGATACTTTAGTTCATGGACTCATTTTAAAGCTAAAAAATCTTTCAGGAATTGGTGGTAAAATAAGACCAGGTATTGTACATAGACTTGATAAGGATACATCAGGTATTATGCTTGTTGCCAAAAATGATTTTGCCCACAAAAAGCTTGTAGAAGCTTTTAAAGAAAGATTAATTGAAAAAAACTATATAGCTCTTGTCTATGGCAGATTAACTCAGAAAAAAGGAAAAATTGAAACCTTTATAGGAAGGCACCCAATTGCTCGCAAAAAAATGGCAGTTTTAAAAGAAGGAAAATTAGCTATTACTTTTTATGAAGTTTTAGAAATTTTTAATAAAGCTTCCTTAGTTTTAGCTAAACCAGTTACAGGAAGGACTCATCAAATAAGGGTTCAATTCTCTTATATAGGTCATCCCATTTTAGGAGATCCAATTTATGGAGGTTTAAAACATAATCTTCCTAAGCCTCCAAGGCTTATGCTACATGCCTACGAAATTGTCTTTAAACATCCAAGAACTAATGAAGAAATGAAATTTAGAGTCCCTATTCCAGAGGAGTTCCAAAGTTACATAGAAAAATTAAAAGACTCAAGATGA
- a CDS encoding bactofilin family protein, giving the protein MIKYFEKILNKFNKKREKEDFEEIRTFICSGCFFEGNISIGEGITRIDGEIQGNVKGKGGLLVGENGIIKGDVEVKRLLLYGQIFGNIKAEEVELYSGSVVKGNIKTKSIYIEKGASINGFCETESPSTS; this is encoded by the coding sequence ATGATAAAGTATTTCGAAAAAATATTGAATAAATTTAATAAAAAAAGAGAAAAAGAGGATTTTGAAGAAATTAGGACATTTATATGTTCAGGGTGCTTTTTTGAAGGAAATATTTCTATAGGAGAAGGCATAACAAGAATTGACGGAGAAATTCAAGGTAATGTGAAAGGAAAAGGTGGTTTATTGGTTGGGGAAAATGGAATTATTAAAGGAGATGTTGAAGTGAAAAGACTTTTATTATATGGACAAATTTTTGGAAATATTAAAGCTGAAGAAGTAGAACTTTATTCTGGAAGTGTGGTAAAAGGTAATATTAAAACTAAGTCTATTTATATAGAAAAGGGAGCCTCTATAAACGGATTTTGTGAAACAGAAAGCCCTTCTACTTCTTAA
- a CDS encoding M23 family metallopeptidase, producing the protein MKDKISIIIHTPTGKEPKIISFKIKYIKYFSVLVLVFFFLSFFSYLLNVFFVQKYFWLKEKEKKIKTVTKLNNKYKEELTKLRNNLIKLENYLIERGVIKKDKDALGGLSRLKAEELSDEEYLSFLISQSEKLFNQLRITPTGFPVSGEITSTLGWRENPFGSGYEYHTGVDIKAPYGDPVYATAEGIVKYAGWLSDYGKTVIIKHPSGYETLYGHLSKIKVRSGEKVGAGEIIGYVGSTGRSLGPHLHYEVRLGSKFLDPLKFIVWK; encoded by the coding sequence ATGAAGGATAAAATAAGTATAATAATACATACACCCACTGGTAAAGAACCAAAAATTATAAGCTTTAAAATAAAGTATATAAAATATTTTTCAGTTTTAGTGCTTGTTTTCTTTTTTTTATCTTTTTTTTCTTATTTATTAAATGTCTTTTTTGTACAAAAATATTTTTGGTTAAAAGAAAAAGAAAAGAAAATAAAAACTGTTACCAAACTTAATAATAAGTATAAAGAAGAATTAACTAAACTTAGAAACAATTTAATCAAATTGGAAAATTATCTCATAGAGAGGGGAGTGATTAAAAAAGATAAAGATGCTCTTGGAGGTTTAAGTAGATTAAAAGCTGAGGAATTGTCAGATGAGGAGTATTTAAGTTTTTTGATTTCTCAAAGTGAAAAACTTTTTAATCAACTAAGGATTACTCCAACAGGCTTTCCAGTAAGTGGAGAAATAACATCAACCTTAGGTTGGAGAGAAAATCCCTTTGGAAGTGGATATGAATACCATACAGGTGTTGATATTAAAGCTCCTTATGGAGATCCTGTTTATGCTACTGCTGAGGGTATTGTTAAATACGCAGGTTGGCTTTCAGACTATGGAAAAACTGTAATTATAAAACATCCATCAGGTTATGAAACTCTCTATGGACATTTATCTAAAATAAAGGTAAGAAGTGGAGAAAAGGTAGGGGCAGGAGAAATAATAGGATATGTAGGTTCAACTGGAAGAAGCCTTGGGCCACATCTTCATTATGAAGTACGTCTCGGTTCGAAATTTTTAGATCCTCTTAAATTTATAGTTTGGAAATGA
- the rpsO gene encoding 30S ribosomal protein S15 encodes MPLDPEIKKEIIEKFRRHPNDTGSPEVQIALLSARIKQLEEHLKIHRKDFHSRRGLMKLIGQRRALLNYLKRTDFERYQNLIQNLGLKK; translated from the coding sequence ATGCCTTTGGATCCAGAAATTAAGAAAGAAATTATTGAAAAATTTAGACGCCATCCAAATGATACTGGTTCACCTGAAGTCCAAATTGCTCTTTTGAGTGCAAGAATTAAACAATTAGAGGAACATCTTAAAATACATCGTAAAGATTTTCATTCAAGAAGGGGTCTTATGAAACTCATAGGTCAAAGAAGAGCCCTTTTGAATTATTTAAAAAGGACTGATTTTGAAAGATACCAAAATCTTATCCAAAATTTAGGTCTTAAAAAATAA
- the rpoC gene encoding DNA-directed RNA polymerase subunit beta' translates to MKELLAILEKPKDLMKIRAIKIGIASPEKIREWSYGEVKKPETINYRTLKPEKDGLFCAKIFGPVRDFECLCGKYRGMKHRGVICEKCGVEVIQSKVRRERMGHIELAAPVAHIWYLRSIPSKIGLLLNMTLKEVESILYLEKYVVIESEIDEYPKGTILTEDKYYALSEMYGDKIVIDTGAKAIYELLKSLDLDKLIQEITIEMQTTQSEARRKKLGKRLQLVKAFKNSGNRPEWMILQVIPVIPPELRPLVPLEGGRFATSDLNDLYRRVINRNVRLKKLIDLDAPEIILKNEKRMLQEAVDALFDNGRRGRPVTGPNRRPLKSLSDVLKGKQGRFRQNLLGKRVDFSGRSVIVAGPELRMHQCGLPKKMALELFKPYIYGWLERQGYATNIKTAKRLVEEEHPAVWDALEEIVKEYPIMLNRAPTLHRLGIQAFEPVLIDTKAIQLHPLVCVAYNADFDGDQMAVHVPLSVEAQTENRVLILSTNNILLPANGIPIVYPTQDMVLGLFYMTLEKPFAKGEGKIFKDKDEVILAYQTGAVELQAKIKVRMNGKLVDTTVGRVIFSTIVPEEIEFEEYNKPLTKKELQRLINLSYHKAGMKKTVIFADKLKDMGFAQATSAALSICVDYLTIPKKKAEIIAEAEKKVAEIWQQYRDGLITESERYNKAVDIWANATERVTEEMIKEMETKEYIGPDGRKVIGPSFNPVYMMAFSGARGSKDQIRQLAGMRGLMAKPSGEIIETPIKSNFREGLSVLEYFVSTHGARKGLADTALKTANAGYLTRKLIDVAQDCMVTEEDCGTIDGIEIGHLIEAGEIIDPVWDRVLGRVALEDIVDPITGEVLVRANEEIDEEAVKKLREAGIEKVSIRSVLTCEAKFGVCRKCYGRDLATGRLVEIGEAVGIIAAQSIGEPGTQLTMRTFHIGGAVGKALEQSEHRAQSQGKVKFINLRLVRGKDGNLVALNRQGEIAIEGPDGRILEKYPVIYGAKIKVEEGQEVKPGDLLVEWDPYTSPIIAEIDGRVKFGDIIAGVTVDEKIDPTTGRVSIVVRDYKLTDYRPRISIKDEKGRTKDLPEGRGKARYELPVGAIISVQEGDYIYAGDVIARIPRETLKAKDITGGLPKVTDLFEARKPKEYAIITEIDGKVVFEKEVRGKKKIVVQPEVGESQEYYISKGKHIVVREGDIVKAGDPLIEGSPNPHDILRVKGVKGVARFLVEEIQEVYRLQGVKINDKHFEVIVRQMLKKVKIKEAGDTDFMIGEIVDKVKFEEENEKVLAMGGKPAVAEPVILGITRAALLTDSWLSAASFQETTRVLTEASIAGKVDYLKGLKENVIIGRLIPAGTGRIVYEEKGWV, encoded by the coding sequence ATGAAGGAACTTTTAGCTATTTTAGAAAAACCAAAAGATCTAATGAAGATTAGAGCTATTAAAATAGGTATAGCCTCTCCAGAAAAAATAAGAGAATGGAGTTATGGAGAGGTAAAGAAGCCAGAAACTATAAATTATCGAACTTTAAAACCTGAAAAGGATGGATTATTTTGTGCAAAAATTTTCGGTCCTGTAAGAGATTTTGAATGTCTCTGTGGAAAATATAGAGGAATGAAGCATAGAGGAGTAATTTGTGAAAAATGTGGAGTCGAGGTTATTCAGAGTAAAGTTAGAAGAGAAAGAATGGGACATATAGAACTTGCAGCACCTGTTGCTCATATTTGGTATTTAAGAAGTATCCCAAGTAAAATCGGACTTTTACTTAATATGACGCTAAAAGAAGTAGAATCTATACTTTATTTGGAAAAATATGTAGTAATTGAAAGTGAAATAGATGAATATCCTAAAGGAACTATTTTAACTGAAGATAAATATTATGCTTTAAGCGAAATGTATGGAGACAAGATTGTTATTGATACAGGAGCGAAAGCTATATATGAATTATTAAAATCTCTTGATTTAGATAAATTAATTCAGGAAATAACTATAGAAATGCAAACTACACAAAGTGAAGCAAGAAGAAAGAAATTAGGGAAACGTTTACAATTAGTAAAAGCATTTAAAAATTCTGGGAATAGACCTGAATGGATGATTTTACAAGTTATTCCTGTTATTCCTCCTGAATTAAGACCCCTTGTTCCTTTAGAAGGAGGTAGATTTGCTACCTCAGATCTAAATGATCTTTACAGAAGAGTTATTAATCGTAATGTTAGACTTAAAAAACTTATAGACCTTGATGCTCCAGAGATAATTTTAAAAAATGAAAAAAGAATGCTTCAAGAAGCGGTGGATGCACTTTTTGATAATGGAAGAAGAGGTCGTCCTGTAACTGGTCCTAATAGAAGACCTTTAAAGAGTTTATCTGATGTTTTAAAGGGAAAACAGGGAAGATTTAGACAAAATCTACTTGGTAAAAGAGTTGATTTTTCAGGAAGATCGGTAATAGTTGCTGGTCCAGAATTAAGAATGCATCAATGTGGTCTTCCTAAAAAGATGGCATTAGAACTTTTTAAGCCTTACATATATGGCTGGCTTGAAAGACAAGGATATGCTACAAATATAAAAACAGCCAAAAGACTTGTAGAAGAGGAACATCCAGCTGTATGGGATGCTTTAGAAGAAATTGTAAAAGAATATCCTATAATGCTTAATCGTGCACCAACACTTCATAGACTTGGCATACAAGCTTTCGAACCAGTATTGATAGATACTAAAGCTATTCAACTTCATCCTTTAGTGTGTGTGGCCTATAATGCTGACTTTGATGGAGACCAAATGGCTGTCCATGTTCCTCTTTCTGTTGAAGCTCAAACCGAAAATAGAGTATTAATTCTTTCTACAAATAATATTCTTCTTCCAGCAAATGGTATACCTATTGTATATCCTACTCAAGATATGGTTCTTGGTTTGTTTTATATGACTTTAGAAAAACCCTTTGCTAAAGGAGAGGGCAAAATTTTTAAAGACAAAGATGAGGTCATTTTAGCTTATCAAACAGGAGCTGTTGAGTTACAAGCAAAAATAAAAGTTAGAATGAATGGAAAATTGGTAGATACTACAGTAGGAAGAGTAATTTTTTCTACCATTGTTCCAGAAGAGATAGAATTTGAAGAATATAATAAACCTTTAACTAAAAAAGAATTGCAGAGATTGATAAATCTTTCCTATCATAAGGCAGGAATGAAGAAAACTGTAATTTTTGCTGATAAATTAAAAGATATGGGATTTGCTCAAGCAACATCTGCTGCCCTTTCTATTTGTGTAGATTATTTAACCATTCCTAAGAAAAAAGCAGAAATAATAGCTGAAGCTGAGAAAAAGGTTGCAGAAATTTGGCAACAATATAGAGATGGATTAATTACTGAAAGTGAAAGATATAACAAAGCTGTAGATATTTGGGCTAACGCAACTGAAAGAGTTACAGAAGAAATGATAAAAGAAATGGAAACAAAAGAATATATTGGTCCTGATGGAAGAAAGGTAATAGGTCCCAGTTTTAATCCAGTTTATATGATGGCTTTTTCTGGTGCCCGTGGTTCTAAAGACCAAATTAGACAGCTTGCAGGAATGAGAGGTTTAATGGCTAAACCTTCTGGAGAAATTATTGAAACACCAATTAAAAGTAATTTTAGAGAAGGACTTTCAGTTCTTGAATATTTCGTTTCCACACATGGAGCCCGTAAAGGACTTGCTGATACAGCTTTAAAAACAGCAAATGCAGGATATTTAACTCGTAAACTAATAGATGTAGCTCAAGATTGTATGGTTACTGAAGAAGATTGTGGAACTATTGATGGTATAGAAATTGGGCATTTAATTGAAGCTGGAGAAATTATAGATCCTGTATGGGATAGAGTTCTTGGTAGAGTTGCTTTGGAAGATATTGTTGACCCAATAACTGGAGAAGTTTTAGTAAGAGCAAATGAAGAGATAGATGAAGAAGCAGTTAAAAAATTAAGAGAGGCAGGAATTGAAAAGGTTAGTATTCGTTCCGTTCTTACTTGTGAGGCTAAATTTGGAGTTTGCAGAAAATGTTATGGAAGAGATTTAGCTACAGGAAGACTTGTAGAAATTGGGGAAGCTGTGGGTATAATTGCAGCTCAATCCATTGGAGAACCTGGTACCCAACTTACTATGAGAACTTTCCATATAGGAGGTGCAGTAGGAAAGGCTTTAGAACAAAGTGAACATAGAGCACAATCTCAAGGAAAAGTTAAGTTTATAAATCTTAGATTAGTAAGAGGAAAAGATGGGAATTTAGTTGCTCTTAATAGGCAAGGAGAAATAGCTATTGAGGGTCCTGATGGAAGGATTTTAGAAAAATATCCTGTTATTTATGGAGCAAAAATAAAAGTAGAAGAAGGACAAGAAGTTAAACCCGGAGATTTGTTAGTGGAATGGGATCCCTATACCTCTCCAATTATTGCTGAGATAGATGGAAGAGTTAAATTTGGAGATATTATTGCAGGAGTTACAGTTGATGAAAAAATAGATCCCACTACAGGAAGAGTAAGTATAGTGGTAAGAGATTATAAATTGACAGATTATCGTCCCCGTATTTCTATTAAAGATGAAAAGGGAAGAACTAAAGATTTACCCGAAGGCAGAGGGAAGGCTCGTTATGAACTTCCTGTAGGTGCTATAATAAGTGTTCAAGAAGGAGATTACATTTATGCTGGAGATGTTATAGCAAGAATCCCAAGAGAAACTTTAAAAGCTAAGGATATTACAGGAGGTTTACCAAAGGTTACTGATCTTTTTGAGGCTCGTAAACCAAAAGAATATGCTATTATAACCGAGATAGATGGTAAAGTTGTTTTTGAAAAGGAAGTTAGAGGTAAAAAGAAAATTGTAGTTCAACCCGAAGTAGGAGAATCTCAAGAATATTATATTTCTAAAGGAAAACATATAGTAGTAAGAGAAGGAGATATAGTAAAAGCAGGAGATCCCTTAATAGAAGGATCTCCCAATCCTCATGATATTTTAAGAGTAAAAGGTGTTAAGGGAGTCGCTAGATTCTTAGTTGAAGAAATTCAGGAAGTTTATAGATTACAGGGAGTTAAAATAAATGATAAACATTTCGAAGTTATTGTAAGACAAATGCTTAAAAAAGTTAAAATTAAAGAAGCTGGTGATACTGATTTTATGATAGGTGAAATTGTAGATAAGGTAAAGTTTGAAGAAGAAAATGAAAAAGTCTTAGCTATGGGAGGTAAACCAGCTGTTGCTGAGCCAGTTATACTTGGTATTACTAGAGCAGCTCTACTTACTGATTCTTGGCTTTCTGCTGCTTCATTCCAAGAAACTACAAGAGTTTTGACAGAAGCTTCTATTGCTGGAAAGGTTGATTATCTGAAAGGTTTAAAAGAGAATGTTATTATAGGTAGACTTATTCCTGCTGGAACAGGAAGAATAGTTTATGAAGAAAAAGGCTGGGTATAA